From [Flavobacterium] thermophilum:
TGGGAGGAAGAGACGTTGCTTCGCAAACTCCAGCAGTGGGGGCTTCATCGTGTCGAACGCAGCTCGAAACGAGAGAATCAACCCATTTTTGTTTCGATCGATGATACGATTTGCCAAAAAACGAAGCCCTCGTCACGGGCAACACACGCCATTCAAGGGTGTGATTGACACTATTCTCACACAGAGAAAAAGTCGATCTGGGGACATTCTCTTGTTTGGCTCATGGTTCATACGATGACTCAAGCGTTTCCTTTTGCCTTTCGCCTCTATGACAAGACGGCGGGGAAAAGCAAAGGGGAACTCGCGATCGAGATGCTTTCTTCGTTGGATGTGAGTCGTCCCGTTTATGTGCTCATGGACTCTTGGTATCCATCGAAAACCCTCGTGGGAGCCTGCTTGAAAAAAGGGTTTCACGTCATCGCGATGCTGAAGACGAATCGGATTCTCTATCCAAAAGGGGCGGCCATTCAAGCAAAGGAATTTGCCAAATCTATGGAGCCACGGGATACCCGCCTCGTCACGGTGGGAAAAGAGCGTTATCGGGTGTATCGCTACGAAGGTGCTCTGAACGGTCTCAAGGATGCCGTGGTGCTCCTCGCATGGAAAGCCGATCAGCCGATGACGTCGAAACATCTTCATTGCGTCT
This genomic window contains:
- a CDS encoding FOG: Transposase, whose protein sequence is MVHTMTQAFPFAFRLYDKTAGKSKGELAIEMLSSLDVSRPVYVLMDSWYPSKTLVGACLKKGFHVIAMLKTNRILYPKGAAIQAKEFAKSMEPRDTRLVTVGKERYRVYRYEGALNGLKDAVVLLAWKADQPMTSKHLHCVLSTDRELGDEDILRYYAQRWSIECFFRQTKDQLKLDGYRVRHIQAVKRYWVAVLLACVYSIAESQQDLSAGLELLRSRKGHSVIEFIYDAAKQEIPIDVVKKQLHVA